DNA from Arthrobacter sp. StoSoilB19:
GGGAATCACGGCGTCAGGAATCACAGCGTCAGGCACCGCGGGGTCAGACAACACCGGAGGCCCCGAGCAGGTTGCCGATCAGGAATGTTGCAGCGAGCGCCAAGGCACCGCCCACCACCACGCGGACGGCGGCGCGTGTTTTTGAACCGCCGCCGATCCAGGCGCCAACTGCCCCCGTCAAGGCCAAAGCCAGCAGGACCGAAATAAAAGTCAGCAGGACCCGGATCTCCGGCGGTGGAAGCAGGATGGCCAGCATGGGCAGGATGGCCCCGACGGTGAACGCGATGGCGGAAGCGAAAGCCGCATGCCAGGGGCTGACGATGTCCGCCTCATCAATGTTGAGCTCGGCGGACAGGTGCGCGGCCAGCACATCGTGGGCGGTAAGCTCCCGGGCAACCTTGGCCGCTGTTTCAGGGGTGAGACCCTTGGCCTGGTAGATGGCGGTCAGCTCGGCCAGTTCCGCTTCCGGTTCTTCCGCCAGCTCGCGGCGTTCCTTCTCGATCAGGGCCCGCTGGCTGTCGCTTTGGCTGCTGACCGACACATATTCGCCCAAGGCCATCGACACTGCACCGCCCACCACTCCGGCGACGCCTGCCGTGAGGATGGATCCTATCTCGGCGGTGGCCCCGGCCACGCCCACCACAATGGCAGCGACGGAGACAATGCCGTCATTGGCGCCCAGGACGCCGGCCCTGAGCCAGTTCAGCCGGTGCGCAATATCGTTGCCGTGTGGTTCGGTCTCGAGGTGGCTGTTGAGCCCGGGGCTCGCTGCCGTCCCTCCCGGGTCGTCGGCCGGTTGGTCCGCGTTCATCCCATCAGCAAACCACCCATGCCCGCCCATCGCCACCCTGTAGGCGGCTTTCTTCGGGCAGGCGACAGAACGAAGCGGGCACGCTGAGACCGCACGGGTTCAGGATGCGGTTGGCGACGTCGTGGGGCCGGCGCTGGCAGGAAGCCTGGCACCGGCAGGGAGGGCGGGCAGTTGGTCGACGTCCAGGGCCAGGCCGGGAACAGGTCCGGGGTCTGCGCCCCACCGCATGGCCCGTCCGGCGGCAGACTGCAGCGCTGACATTGCCCACTGCCGGTCCTGGCCCTGGGATACTGCAACGACGTCGCCGTAGGCCTCCAGCGTGGCCGCCTCAAGCTTGCCCAAACCGGCGGCCGGTGCTGCCAGGAAGCCAGGATCAAGGACGTACCCGGGCTGTTGCGGCACGGGCGCGCCGCAGGCAGACAGCAGGCGTTCCTCCGCGGCCGCGGCCTGTTCCTTATGCCGGACCAGGAATTCCGACGCCGGCCCCTCCTCCGCGGGCGCCAGCCGGGGGAGTGCCGCCTGGTAGCCGTAGGTGGCCTGGTGCTCCGCGGTGATGGCAGCGGCCAGTGCCTGGCGTATCCCCGCAGCAGTGCCGGGCCCGGTGGTCTCCGGGACGGTGGCCGGCGCCGAAGGCGAGGGGCAGGGCGCTGGGGTTCTCGCTGCCCCGGAAGTCTGTCCCTCAGTTACTCCCGTACCCTCCGTTCCTGACTGTCCCTGCGTTCCTGCGTGTCCCTGCGGCGCGGGCATCCCCGTTGCGGCAGCAAGACGCCCGGCCGCGAGGAGCTGTGCCGTGCCGGTGCCCGCCAGAAGCCGCGCCATGCCGCCGTCGGCCGTTTCCGCGTCCTTGACGCGCGCGGCGCCGCTGTCAGCCAGGGCCTGGACAAATTCGGCGGCAGTTGGGAGGCCGGCACTGGGAAGATCGGCACTGGGAAGATCGGCACTGGGAAGATTTGCGCTGGGAAGATTGGCACTGGGGAGGCCGGAAGTGGAAGGTGGTGGGGGCGACGCCGGCGCTGACTCCGGGGCAGGGCCCAGCAGTGCCCTTGCCTGGATGGTCAGCAAGGTCACAACCGGCTCCAGCACGGTGGCGTCCGCGGCACCGGCGGAGGCGAGCTGCATTCCCGCAGTACGCAGGTCCACTGCCTTGCTGAACGCCGCCGCCCGGGCCCGCTCCGAGAAGGAAGGCTGGGCAGGTGCGGGCTTTTCCGCGGGAACCAGGGCAAAACCGAGGCTCAGGACAACCAGCGCGGCAAGGGCGAAGACGGCAAAACGGAGCGGGCGCATGCGGGGGCTGGGGCCCTGGGGGCGGTCTTTCACAACAGACCATGGTGTCACGCTGAAGGGGAACCCGGGTGCACCAATGGCCGGTAAAATAGCTACGCTAGTAAAACCACATCATCTATAGGGAGGCGGCCGGCATCGTGAGCAATGCAGAAGCCACGGCTTCACCAGACCACACCGGTACGGGAAGCGGATCCGCGCCGGCGCACAACCCCGAAGCTGCCCGGCTGCGGGCCCTCATGGAACCCGCAGTCCAGGCCAACCGCCTGTACCTGGAGGATGTGGCCATCATCCCCGGCTCGCACCGGGTGGTCCACGTCGTGGTGGACCTGCCGCAGGAGGAAAGCGGTGGCGTCAGCCTTGACGTTATCGCGGACATCTCCAAAGTGCTCTCGGATGTACTGGACAACGATCCCAACGACGACGGCCGTCCGTACGACCTCGAAGTGTCCTCGCCCGGCGTTGGGCGCCCCCTGACGGAACCCCGCCACTGGCACCGGGCCCGCGGCCGGATGGTCAAGGTGAACGTGATCCAGGGCGACAACATCACCGGCCGCATCCAGTCCGTGGACGATGGGGGAGTCACCCTGGTCCCGGAGGTCGCCGTCAAGAAGGGCATGAAGCCCCGGCAGGGCGAACCCGTAAAACTTCCTTTCGACAGGATCCGCAACGGAAAAGTCGAGATCGAATTCAGCCACCTCCCCGAGGACGGTCTGGAACCTGAACACAATGGACCTTCTGAGGAGGCCTGATGGATATTGACATGAGCGCACTGAGACTTTTGGAGCGTGAGCGTGAAATCCCGCTGGACCTCCTGATCCCCACCATCGAGCAGGCGCTCCTGGTGGCCTACCACAAGTCACCCGGCGCCTTCGAGAAAGCGCGCGCCGAGCTGGACCGCAAGAGCGGCCACGTCACTATTTGGGCCGTGGAGATTGACGACGACGGCGCCCCCATCGGTGAATTCGAGCACACCCCGGAAGGGTTCGGCCGGATCGCCGCCAGCACTGCTCGCCAGATCATCCTGCAGCGGCTCCGCGATGTCGAGGACGATAACGTCCTGGGCGAATTCAAGGGCCGCGAAGGCGAACTGGTGTCCGGTACCATCCAGCAGGGCAACAACCCGCACATGATCCAGGTAAACCTCGGCTCCATCGAAGCCCTGCTGCCGCCGCCCGAGCAGGTTCCCGGTGAGAAGTACATCCACGGCAACCGCCTCCGCGCGTTGGTCATCGACGTGCACCGCGGGACCAAGGGTCCGTCCGTCACGCTGTCCCGGTCCCACCCGGGCCTGGTCCGCAAGCTCTTCGAACTCGAAGTACCCGAGATCGCCGACCACTCCGTGGAAATCGTTGCCCTGGCCCGCGAAGCCGGCCACCGCACCAAGATCGCCGTCAAGGCGAACACCCCGGGGATCAACGCCAAGGGTGCCTGCATCGGCGAGATGGGCTCACGCGTGCGCGCGGTCATGACCGAGTTGAACGATGAAAAGATCGACATCGTTGACTTCAGCGAGAACCCGGCCACCTTCATCGCCAGCGCACTCTCGCCGTCGCGCGTGAATTCCGTCACCATCACGGACGAAGCCACGCGCTCCGCCCGGGTTGTCGTTCCCGACTACCAGCTGTCGCTGGCCATCGGCAAGGAAGGCCAGAACGCCCGGCTGGCGGCGAAGCTGACCGGCTGGCGCATCGACATCGTCTCCGACGCCGCGGTTTCCCGCGACAAGTAACGTCCAGGCACCGGTGGCTGGCGCGACGCGGCGGCCACCCGGTTTCTGGCAGAACGGCCCAAAGGGGCTAGAATAGACAGGACCGCGCCTAACGGCCGGTAGCCGTGTGCCTTGGGCGTGCTCGTTTCCGTAACTGCGGAAGCGGTAAACCTTCGGCCAGCAGAATGAACGTCAGGACGATGACCGTGGCAGAAGTGCTTTCCACCGGAAGTCAACCTGAACGTACCTGCATCGGATGCCGGAAGAAAGGCCCGCGGTCGCAGTTGCTCCGGCTCGTCGCCGAAGGCAGCGGGTCAACCGCTGTCCTGGTGGATGAACGACGCCGGATGTCTGGCCGGGGTGCATGGCTGCACCCCAGCCAATCGTGCCTGGCTCTGGCGATCAAGCGGCGAGCATTCGGACGTGCCCTTCCGGGCGCAACCGGAACAGTCGCCGTCGAACACTGGATCATGTCAGGTCCGAACGTTGACGCCGCCCCGGTGGCTGCAACACCAACCGTCCAACCTGAAAGCGGGTCAGAAATCTGATGGAAACCCGATGAGTTCCCAGCGATGAGTGCGTAACGATGACAACTTTGTTGCGCTCTGCAATGGGCCCCTTCGCATCAACAGCGGCTGGGGTCCGCAGTAAGAAGTAGACGGTTCGTGCCTGGCTCGGTGCGGACCGAGACAGGAGAAATGTGGCCAAGGTCCGCGTACATGAGCTCGCCAAAGAGCTCGGTATAACTTCCAAAGATGCAGTGACAAAACTGCAGGAACTGGGCGAATTCGTTCGCTCCGCCTCGTCAACCATTGAGGCCCCCGTTGTGCGGAAACTGCGCAACGCCTTCCCCGACGCCGCTGCCAAGTCAGCGGCCCCGGCCGCAGCGCCCGCCGCTGCACCCAAGGCACCTGCCCCCGTGGCAGAATCACGCCCTTCAGCACCGGCTCCCGGCCCCGCTGCGCCCAAGGCTCCGGCCCCCAAGGCACAGGCACCGGCTCCCGCTGCCCCCACCGCACCTGCACAGGCAGAAGCACCGGCTGCGCCGGCCGCCACGCCTGCCGCCCCCGCGGCTCCGTCCGCGGGTGCTCCCTCCACCGGCGCCAAGCCCGGTGCACGCCCGGCACCCAAGGCCGAAACCCCGGCTCCCTCCACCCGTCCGGGTGGATCCACGCCGGGCGGGTCCGGCCCGCGTCCCGGCGGTCCCCGTCCGGGCAACAACCCCTTCGCCACCTCGCAGGGCATGCCCCGCGGCCGCGGCGGAGACGGTGAACGCGCCCCCCGTCCGGGCAACAACCCCTTCGCCACTTCGCAGGGTATGCCCCGCCCCGGTGGCAGCCGTACCGACGGCGACCGCCCCGGTGGTCCCCGTCCCGCAGCAGGTGCAGGCGGACCTCGTCCGGGTGGGCCGCGTCCCGCAGCGGGTGCCGGTGGCCCCCGTCCTGCAGCAGGCGCAGGCGGACCCCGTCCGGGCGCTCCCCGTCCCGGCGGTCCCCGTCCTACTCCCGGCATGATGCCCAACCGCACTGAGCGTCCCGCACCCGCAGGTGCCGGCCGTCCGGGCGGCGGCGGCCGCGGTCCCGGACGCCCTGGTGGCGCTCCCGGTACCGGTGGTCCCGGTGCCGGCGGCGGTGCTCCCGCCGGCGGTGGCTTCGGCAAGGGCGGCCGCGGCCGCGGCGGCACCCAGGGTGCCTTCGGCAAGGGCGGCGCAGGCCGTGGCAAGCAGCGCAAGTCGAAGCGTGCAAAGCGCCAGGAACTTGAGCAGATGAGTGCCCCGTCGCTGGGTGGCGTGAGCGTACCCCGCGGCGACGGCAACACCGTCATCCGGCTCCGCCGTGGCTCGTCCATCACGGACTTTGCCGACAAGATCGAGGCAAACCCCGCCGCACTGGTGACGGTGCTGTTCCACCTTGGTGAAATGGCCACCGCCACCCAGTCGCTGGACGAGGACACCTTCGCCCTGCTCGGCGAGGAACTGGGCTACAAGCTCCAGGTCGTTTCCCCTGAGGACGAGGAGCGCGAGCTGCTCTCCAGCTTCGACATCGACTTTGATGCCGAACTCGAAGCCGAAGGCGACGAGG
Protein-coding regions in this window:
- a CDS encoding VIT family protein is translated as MNADQPADDPGGTAASPGLNSHLETEPHGNDIAHRLNWLRAGVLGANDGIVSVAAIVVGVAGATAEIGSILTAGVAGVVGGAVSMALGEYVSVSSQSDSQRALIEKERRELAEEPEAELAELTAIYQAKGLTPETAAKVARELTAHDVLAAHLSAELNIDEADIVSPWHAAFASAIAFTVGAILPMLAILLPPPEIRVLLTFISVLLALALTGAVGAWIGGGSKTRAAVRVVVGGALALAATFLIGNLLGASGVV
- a CDS encoding DUF4439 domain-containing protein — its product is MKDRPQGPSPRMRPLRFAVFALAALVVLSLGFALVPAEKPAPAQPSFSERARAAAFSKAVDLRTAGMQLASAGAADATVLEPVVTLLTIQARALLGPAPESAPASPPPPSTSGLPSANLPSANLPSADLPSADLPSAGLPTAAEFVQALADSGAARVKDAETADGGMARLLAGTGTAQLLAAGRLAAATGMPAPQGHAGTQGQSGTEGTGVTEGQTSGAARTPAPCPSPSAPATVPETTGPGTAAGIRQALAAAITAEHQATYGYQAALPRLAPAEEGPASEFLVRHKEQAAAAEERLLSACGAPVPQQPGYVLDPGFLAAPAAGLGKLEAATLEAYGDVVAVSQGQDRQWAMSALQSAAGRAMRWGADPGPVPGLALDVDQLPALPAGARLPASAGPTTSPTAS
- the rimP gene encoding ribosome maturation factor RimP; its protein translation is MSNAEATASPDHTGTGSGSAPAHNPEAARLRALMEPAVQANRLYLEDVAIIPGSHRVVHVVVDLPQEESGGVSLDVIADISKVLSDVLDNDPNDDGRPYDLEVSSPGVGRPLTEPRHWHRARGRMVKVNVIQGDNITGRIQSVDDGGVTLVPEVAVKKGMKPRQGEPVKLPFDRIRNGKVEIEFSHLPEDGLEPEHNGPSEEA
- the nusA gene encoding transcription termination factor NusA, with amino-acid sequence MDIDMSALRLLEREREIPLDLLIPTIEQALLVAYHKSPGAFEKARAELDRKSGHVTIWAVEIDDDGAPIGEFEHTPEGFGRIAASTARQIILQRLRDVEDDNVLGEFKGREGELVSGTIQQGNNPHMIQVNLGSIEALLPPPEQVPGEKYIHGNRLRALVIDVHRGTKGPSVTLSRSHPGLVRKLFELEVPEIADHSVEIVALAREAGHRTKIAVKANTPGINAKGACIGEMGSRVRAVMTELNDEKIDIVDFSENPATFIASALSPSRVNSVTITDEATRSARVVVPDYQLSLAIGKEGQNARLAAKLTGWRIDIVSDAAVSRDK
- a CDS encoding YlxR family protein; its protein translation is MTVAEVLSTGSQPERTCIGCRKKGPRSQLLRLVAEGSGSTAVLVDERRRMSGRGAWLHPSQSCLALAIKRRAFGRALPGATGTVAVEHWIMSGPNVDAAPVAATPTVQPESGSEI